In Clavibacter phaseoli, the DNA window AGCACCCCGTCGTCCTCGACATCGCCGAGCGCAGCGTGAGCACGCCCGCCCAGGTGATCCTGCGGTGGCACCTCGCCCACGGGCTGATCGTCATCCCGAAGTCCGCGTCTGAGGATCGCCTGCGACAGAACCTCCGGGCTCTCGACGCGACCCTCAGCGCGGCCGACATGGCGGCCCTGGACGGCATGGATCAGGGATCGGCGGCGCGCTACGACCCTCCCCTCGCGGGGGACTGATAGTCACCCCCCGGTCGCGGGACTACGCCCCGAGCCCGAGGAACGCCGCGGAGAGCACGAACGGCGGGAAGTCGGTGACGCCCGAGGCGAGAAAGGAGAGGATCACCGGGTTCTTCACGACGGCCACGGCGACCACGACGCCGATCACACCTGCCGCGACCGTGGCGAAGATGCTCTCCATCATCACAGCGAAGAAGATCCGACCCGCGCTCGCGCCGAAGCTGCGGCGCACCCCGATCACGCGGATCCGCTGCTGCACGGTCACGAGCGAGAGGTTCACGAGGCTGAGCGCCCCGAGGAGCATCACCAGCCCGGCAACGGCGCCGACGAGGATCTTGATGGACCCGAGCGGATCGTAGGAGAAGACCCCGCGATCGTGCCGCCCACGTCGACCTGGACGCCGTCGGGTACGGCCGCCACCAAGTCGGATCGGATGGCGGTCGCGAGCCCGGGGGCCTCATGCTCCGGGACCCAGAACTCCATCTGCGGGACCCTGGCGTCCAGCGCGTCCGAGCTCAGCGACGCCCGCGCGGCGCGCACCTGGCTCCATGACAACGGACACGAGGTCAGCGTGCAAGGTGGGGGTGCGCGGGAGGATGTCCGCGCATCTGGTTGTTCCGCTCCGGGATCGGTAGCCCCGGTCCCCCACCGCTAGCGGCGCCCTGTGTCGGTGTGCGCTCGTACACTCGCCGACGAGCGGGGACGGATGCTCCTGCATCGACAAAGCAGATCAACCGTGAGCGACGTGAAGAACACCGTCACCCGCATCGACCGACTCATCGAAAGCGTCGGGGAGTACCCTTTCGCGCATCTCGAGGTCGGCTGCTGACGGGTGCAGGTCGACGATCGCCCCATGCTCGGGTACGTGATCCGTCACTACGGTGAGTTAAGCGATCCGTTCACGTTCGAGATCTACACCGATGCCCGCAATGCCGTGATCAGCGCGTCTGGGTCCGCCCTGAGGAGTCTCTAGACTCCGCCATGGCGTAGATGATGCAGAACGGCGACCGACTTGTGACCTTCGCCGCCCGGCAGCGTGCGACGCGTCTCGCTGAGTCCGACGGTCGATCGCCGAGTAGCTGCGAGGTCGCGTAGTCGAGTAGCTGCGAGGTCGCGTAGTCGAGCAGGTCGTTGGACAATCGGCCACCCCCGAAGACGACGTTCTCTGTGGCTAGCTGATCGACTTGGAGAAGCGGCGCTCTCCCTCGTGCCGGCCCACTCCCCCACTCAGCGCTCCCGCGGATGTCAGGTCGGCTGGCGTTCGATGAAGGCGGACATCCAGGGCACGGTGAAGGCGATGCGCCCGTGTTCGGGTGCGTAGATGATGCCCTTGTCCGTGAGGTTCTGGCGGATCTTGCTGAGGCGTTGGGTGGTGCGGTCGAGGCGACGTGCCACGTCGGCGGTCCGGGATCCGGTGTCGCCGTCGGTCGCCATGGCGCGGAGGTACTCCTTCTCGAGCGGCGTGGCCCGGTCCCATCGGGTTCGGTAGAAGCCGTCGTCGAGGTGGCGGAGGGCGAGTCCCGCGCCGTTCTGCGCATCGTCGCGGGAGATCGGCGATGATGCAGCCTCGAGCCATGCTTCGGACCCGTACTCCTGGAGGAAGTACGGGTACCCGCCGGTGAGCGTCACCACGAGGTCGATGGCGTCGTCGGTCCATGTGATGCCTTCGTCGCCGGCGGGCACTGTGAGCGCAGCGGCAGCGGCTTCGGACTCGAGCTCGCGGATGTGGCGGTACTGGAACAGGCGCTCGGAGTAGGACTTGGCCTCGGCGAGGCGGGTGGGGAGGCTGGGCAGTCCGGCGAGGACGAAGAGGACCGGGCGCTGTCGTTGGGATGCGCGGTGGGCGACGGTGCAGATAGCGACGAGCTCGTCCGCGGTGAGGTCCTGTGCCTCGTCGATGAGGATCGCGAGTCCGACCCC includes these proteins:
- a CDS encoding ATP-binding protein, giving the protein MDGTTNPYAPGAGARPPALVGRDAELEAWHVSVARAAAGRAPRSLVLYGLRGVGKTVLLSQMSAEAEASGWIVAQIEAAAGTSMRGALSSTLQSHVARIARRNRKRSFLRALKTALSFSARVDTDGTTTFGLTLDDIEAELADSGNIELDLTTVVDGIVDAVHDEGVGLAILIDEAQDLTADELVAICTVAHRASQRQRPVLFVLAGLPSLPTRLAEAKSYSERLFQYRHIRELESEAAAAALTVPAGDEGITWTDDAIDLVVTLTGGYPYFLQEYGSEAWLEAASSPISRDDAQNGAGLALRHLDDGFYRTRWDRATPLEKEYLRAMATDGDTGSRTADVARRLDRTTQRLSKIRQNLTDKGIIYAPEHGRIAFTVPWMSAFIERQPT
- a CDS encoding FtsX-like permease family protein, whose product is MLLGALSLVNLSLVTVQQRIRVIGVRRSFGASAGRIFFAVMMESIFATVAAGVIGVVVAVAVVKNPVILSFLASGVTDFPPFVLSAAFLGLGA